Proteins from one Pseudodesulfovibrio sp. JC047 genomic window:
- a CDS encoding pseudouridine synthase gives MPNETHHIRLNKYIAQCGISSRRGADELVFNGQVSVNGTLADSPGIKVDPQRDSVTVRGKKIALPGMGTTMTVLLHKPIETVSTVKDPQGRQTVLDLLPKEIQKLRPFPVGRLDYFSEGLLLLTTDGDLCYRLTHPKYHLPKVYQVTVRGTIPASAAKQMRQGMTLPEGDTLAPAKVELKKPVAGTQQMEITLIQGINRQIRRMCDEFGLTILHLRRIKQGPIHLANLKRGMWRELTSGELKTLKKAVKLD, from the coding sequence CGGAATATCTTCCCGTCGCGGCGCAGATGAACTGGTCTTCAATGGCCAGGTCTCCGTTAATGGAACCCTCGCGGATTCTCCTGGAATCAAGGTTGATCCACAGCGAGATTCCGTCACTGTCAGAGGGAAGAAAATAGCCCTCCCCGGCATGGGGACCACAATGACAGTCCTTTTGCACAAGCCCATTGAAACGGTTTCAACCGTCAAGGACCCGCAGGGACGCCAAACAGTTCTCGATCTGCTTCCAAAAGAAATTCAGAAGTTACGCCCCTTTCCTGTGGGACGGCTCGACTATTTTTCTGAAGGATTGCTTTTGCTGACCACGGATGGGGACCTGTGTTATCGCCTCACCCATCCCAAGTATCACCTGCCAAAAGTCTACCAGGTCACTGTACGCGGAACGATTCCGGCATCAGCGGCCAAACAGATGCGACAGGGAATGACTTTGCCTGAAGGTGACACTTTGGCTCCGGCCAAAGTTGAGCTCAAAAAACCGGTCGCTGGCACACAGCAAATGGAAATCACCCTGATTCAGGGGATCAACCGACAAATTCGCCGGATGTGCGATGAATTTGGTCTGACCATTCTTCATTTGAGACGGATCAAGCAAGGCCCGATACATCTGGCCAACCTCAAACGAGGCATGTGGCGAGAGCTGACATCCGGTGAACTCAAGACCCTGAAAAAAGCGGTAAAACTCGACTAG
- a CDS encoding DNA translocase FtsK yields the protein MAKKRQKIVQHGKKGRGPEILGLFFLFMSAFLFLSLLSFSPGDPSFNQAVTSGASVQNVVGYAGAYCAGFLVTIFGLGALFWPVYFLYLGLAKFVSRLKLSSTRWFGLAGLFVAFEAWAMHPWFSSVPHDAYGLIGGGYFGREIITRFTLPYLRPVGSFLLWLFVTIVSLQGVIGFTWASVWNRLLVWWGIYRDGALKRQEMRKKRKKDKVSIRREKTQKTADDLDLQFVNLEQKSPTKPKKVSQPKAQPRAKVASSVSVGDGALPETELLTPPASKKTSQTQEVLQPLAERLKECLNDFNVQGEIQQVVPGPVVTMFEFKPAPGIKVSKIENLTDDIALALRAESVRIEAPIPGKDSVGIEIPNIDREMVYLREVIESEEFTNSKSPLTMALGKDIHGSTKVADLAKMPHLLVAGATGAGKSVGINGFLLSLLYKAGPDEVKLLLVDPKRIELAPYAELPHLVHPVVTDMNLAKSALEWAVFEMDCRYKKMAQLGVRNIEGYNTKLASMGESLPEEFQHMKPMPYLVIIIDELADLMMTAAKEVEQCIVRLAQLARAAGIHMILATQRPSVDVVTGIIKANFPTRISFFVTSKFDSRTILDGVGAERLLGKGDMLFKPSGGKLKRMHGAYVDETEIAHVVKFWKDSVPQEFDLDFSDWKQQSGGGNGAGPAGQSDDPVYDEAVQFVLTQGKASISLLQRRFRIGFNRAARFIEQMESEGILGPQEGSKPRKVLKSE from the coding sequence ATGGCAAAAAAGCGGCAAAAAATAGTACAGCATGGCAAAAAAGGACGTGGCCCTGAAATTTTGGGGTTGTTTTTTCTCTTTATGTCCGCGTTCCTTTTCCTGAGTCTTCTCTCCTTCAGTCCAGGAGACCCGAGTTTCAATCAGGCGGTGACATCAGGGGCATCCGTCCAAAATGTGGTCGGATATGCCGGTGCATATTGTGCCGGTTTCCTTGTGACCATTTTTGGACTCGGAGCGTTATTCTGGCCGGTATATTTTCTGTATCTCGGATTGGCCAAATTCGTTTCCAGATTGAAACTGTCCTCGACCCGTTGGTTCGGGCTTGCCGGGTTGTTTGTTGCCTTTGAAGCGTGGGCCATGCATCCGTGGTTTTCCTCGGTGCCGCACGATGCCTATGGCCTGATAGGTGGCGGGTATTTCGGCCGTGAGATCATCACCCGATTCACTTTGCCGTATCTGCGTCCAGTTGGTTCGTTTCTGTTATGGCTTTTTGTCACGATCGTCTCTTTGCAAGGGGTGATTGGTTTTACCTGGGCCTCGGTTTGGAACCGTTTGTTGGTGTGGTGGGGAATATACCGTGACGGTGCCCTTAAGCGGCAGGAAATGCGGAAGAAACGGAAAAAGGACAAGGTTTCGATCCGACGGGAAAAAACACAAAAGACAGCCGATGATCTGGATTTGCAGTTTGTTAATTTGGAGCAAAAGTCCCCGACCAAGCCGAAAAAGGTTTCTCAACCAAAGGCACAACCTCGAGCAAAAGTCGCATCGTCCGTTTCAGTCGGTGATGGAGCATTGCCTGAAACCGAACTTTTGACGCCTCCTGCTTCAAAAAAGACGAGTCAGACACAGGAAGTTTTGCAGCCTTTGGCTGAGAGATTGAAAGAATGTCTGAATGATTTCAACGTGCAAGGTGAAATACAACAAGTTGTCCCTGGTCCGGTGGTGACCATGTTTGAATTCAAACCAGCGCCTGGTATCAAGGTCAGCAAAATTGAAAATTTGACAGATGACATCGCATTGGCCTTGCGGGCCGAATCCGTTCGAATTGAAGCACCCATTCCCGGAAAGGATTCCGTGGGCATCGAGATTCCCAATATTGACCGAGAAATGGTCTATTTGCGGGAAGTCATTGAGTCCGAAGAGTTTACCAATTCGAAGTCCCCATTGACCATGGCTTTGGGAAAGGACATCCATGGATCGACCAAGGTCGCAGATCTGGCAAAAATGCCGCATCTTTTGGTCGCAGGAGCAACGGGAGCTGGTAAGTCTGTTGGCATCAACGGTTTTTTGTTGAGCCTTTTGTACAAGGCCGGTCCTGATGAAGTGAAATTATTGCTGGTTGACCCCAAACGGATCGAATTGGCGCCATATGCCGAATTGCCCCATCTGGTGCATCCGGTTGTGACGGACATGAATCTTGCCAAAAGCGCGTTGGAGTGGGCTGTTTTTGAAATGGATTGCCGGTACAAGAAAATGGCGCAACTCGGCGTCCGTAATATTGAAGGATACAATACCAAGCTGGCGTCCATGGGGGAATCGCTTCCCGAAGAATTTCAGCACATGAAACCGATGCCGTATCTTGTCATTATTATTGACGAGTTGGCTGATTTGATGATGACGGCTGCCAAGGAAGTCGAGCAGTGCATTGTTCGACTGGCGCAATTGGCCCGTGCTGCCGGTATCCATATGATTCTGGCAACACAGCGTCCCAGTGTGGATGTGGTGACAGGTATTATCAAGGCGAACTTCCCCACACGTATTTCGTTTTTTGTCACGTCAAAATTTGATTCACGGACCATTCTGGATGGCGTTGGAGCCGAGCGACTGCTTGGCAAGGGCGATATGTTGTTCAAGCCCAGTGGTGGCAAACTGAAACGAATGCATGGCGCGTATGTGGATGAGACGGAAATTGCACATGTTGTGAAGTTTTGGAAGGATTCGGTACCGCAGGAATTCGATCTTGATTTTTCGGATTGGAAACAGCAATCCGGAGGCGGGAATGGAGCTGGCCCAGCCGGGCAATCCGATGATCCCGTGTATGACGAAGCGGTTCAATTCGTCCTGACCCAGGGTAAGGCCTCCATTTCGCTGTTGCAGCGTCGGTTTAGAATTGGATTCAACCGCGCGGCTCGTTTTATCGAGCAAATGGAAAGCGAAGGAATTCTTGGTCCTCAGGAAGGCAGTAAACCTCGCAAGGTTCTCAAGTCGGAATAA
- a CDS encoding outer membrane lipoprotein carrier protein LolA — protein MYKVFFSCVALVCCLVLASVAVAKEPLAPEELPDLMQQRYETLKTFKADFVQELTNVASGDVATNAGKIWFSQPSQVRWETQKPAKELLVVGPDHAWNYVEDEAFAIKYNVSQLLDSKTILRFISGQANIKEDFVVKTEWEGAAAVRERWAKDLTVLQLIPKEAEPGMVLAFIGVEPDTGLLRQVMIVDFYGNGNEVTLSNVALNVDLLPEMFTFVPPQGTQVEDNTQGF, from the coding sequence ATGTATAAAGTGTTTTTTTCATGCGTTGCACTGGTGTGTTGTCTTGTGTTGGCATCTGTTGCTGTGGCAAAGGAGCCTCTTGCTCCTGAAGAACTTCCTGACCTGATGCAGCAACGATATGAAACCCTGAAAACATTCAAGGCTGATTTTGTGCAGGAATTGACCAATGTTGCCAGCGGTGACGTGGCCACCAATGCGGGGAAAATCTGGTTTAGCCAGCCGTCTCAGGTTCGTTGGGAGACGCAAAAACCGGCAAAGGAATTGTTGGTTGTCGGGCCGGATCACGCATGGAACTACGTTGAGGACGAAGCGTTCGCCATCAAATACAATGTTTCTCAATTGTTGGATTCAAAAACGATTTTGCGGTTCATTTCCGGACAGGCCAACATCAAGGAAGATTTTGTGGTCAAAACCGAATGGGAAGGGGCTGCCGCTGTTCGAGAACGGTGGGCAAAGGACCTGACGGTTTTGCAATTAATTCCCAAGGAAGCGGAACCGGGAATGGTTCTGGCCTTTATTGGCGTTGAACCAGACACCGGCCTACTTCGCCAGGTCATGATTGTGGATTTTTATGGCAATGGCAATGAAGTTACGTTGTCCAACGTTGCCTTGAATGTGGACTTGCTTCCTGAAATGTTTACTTTTGTTCCCCCGCAAGGGACTCAAGTGGAAGACAATACGCAGGGATTCTAG